One window of the Panulirus ornatus isolate Po-2019 chromosome 12, ASM3632096v1, whole genome shotgun sequence genome contains the following:
- the LOC139752157 gene encoding uncharacterized protein isoform X1 gives MRVTFALVVSLAALCSAQSQRRPPSILQQAMITFVENMGNMASRIGTGMMRTLGGSGNTNSIRNAPPRQRQRLTNPQASIPARQIDDNSLPAPNAPQQSPARPGLRQNRNRLSFRQIVDGAVSRIMNLMPRLRRRFSRQRNTRDVQHQ, from the exons CGTGTGACTTTTGCTCTGGTGGTGAGTCTGGCGGCCTTGTGCTCTGCCCAGTCTCAGCGGCGTCCGCCCTCCATACTCCAACAGGCAATGATAACCTTCGTGGAGAACATGGGGAACATGGCTTCCAGAATCGGTACTGGCATGATGAG AACCCTCGGCGGCAGTGGCAACACCAACAGCATCCGCAACGCTCCTCCCCGTCAGCGCCAGCGCCTCACGAATCCTCAGGCGTCCATCCCCGCCCGCCAGATTGATGACAACTCCTTGCCTGCTCCCAATGCCCCACAGCAGAGCCCAGCTCGCCCAGGCCTCCGCCAGAACCGCAACCGCCTCTCCTTCCGACAAATCGTGGACGGGGCCGTCTCCAGAATCATGAACTTGATGCCTAGGCTTCGCCGACGGTTCAGCCGCCAACGTAATACTCGCGACGTCCAG CACCAGTGA
- the LOC139752157 gene encoding uncharacterized protein isoform X2: MITFVENMGNMASRIGTGMMRTLGGSGNTNSIRNAPPRQRQRLTNPQASIPARQIDDNSLPAPNAPQQSPARPGLRQNRNRLSFRQIVDGAVSRIMNLMPRLRRRFSRQRNTRDVQHQ; this comes from the exons ATGATAACCTTCGTGGAGAACATGGGGAACATGGCTTCCAGAATCGGTACTGGCATGATGAG AACCCTCGGCGGCAGTGGCAACACCAACAGCATCCGCAACGCTCCTCCCCGTCAGCGCCAGCGCCTCACGAATCCTCAGGCGTCCATCCCCGCCCGCCAGATTGATGACAACTCCTTGCCTGCTCCCAATGCCCCACAGCAGAGCCCAGCTCGCCCAGGCCTCCGCCAGAACCGCAACCGCCTCTCCTTCCGACAAATCGTGGACGGGGCCGTCTCCAGAATCATGAACTTGATGCCTAGGCTTCGCCGACGGTTCAGCCGCCAACGTAATACTCGCGACGTCCAG CACCAGTGA